In the genome of Chiroxiphia lanceolata isolate bChiLan1 chromosome 17, bChiLan1.pri, whole genome shotgun sequence, one region contains:
- the LOC116795335 gene encoding protein FAM83D-B-like — MANSSQWLEEGAGRWPPPAGPYSEAQRLALEELVAGGPEALRAFLRRERLPPFLSEPEVQDIARAALPPAAGPEPAAQSSPGASLDASSLTYFPERSDLEPPALELGWPGFASGAFRGLTRVEAHFQPGCGDSGSIYGCKEAVRRQIRSARQMIALVMDSFTDTDIFKDFMEACSQRQVKVYILLDQSSFSHFLKMCKDLGVDLEQEKLMRVRIITGNTYCTRSGTKIIGKVREKFMLIDGIRVTTGSYSFTWTDGKLNSSNILILSGPAVAHFDLEFRILHARSKPINLKELSSCKKNKVLDQLVRITVASRDMTRENFLRMDFLYLRAFVGNLKRKRSGLHASREAVYVPNNALHTSPPLTKRNGSLVMRPHWIIER; from the exons ATGGCCAACTCGTCGCAGTGGCTGGAGGAGGGCGCGGGGCGCTGGCCGCCGCCGGCCGGGCCGTACAGCGAGGCGCAGCGCCTGGcgctggaggagctggtggcGGGCGGCCCCGAGGCGCTGCGGGCTTTCCTGCGGCGGGAGCGGCTGCCCCCGTTCCTGTCGGAGCCCGAGGTGCAGGACATCGCCCGGGCCGCGCTGCCGCCCGCCGCGGGCCCGGAGCCGGCGGCACAGTCCTCGCCCGGCGCCTCGCTCGACGCCTCCTCGCTCACCTACTTCCCCGAGCGCTCGGACCTGGAGCCGCCGGcgctggagctgggctggccGGGCTTCGCCAGCGGCGCCTTCCGCGGGCTGACGCGGGTGGAGGCGCATTTCCAGCCCGGCTGCGGGGACAGCGGCAGCATCTACGGCTGCAAGGAGGCGGTGCGGCGGCAGATCCGCTCCGCGCGGCAG ATGATTGCCTTGGTTATGGATTCCTTCACAGATACTGATATCTTCAAAGACTTCATGGAAGCTTGTAGCCAGCGGCAAGTTAAAGTGTATATCCTGCTAGATCAGTCTTCGTTTTCCCACTTTCTAAAAATGTGCAAGGATCTGGGAGTTGACCTTGAACAGGAAAAG TTGATGAGAGTTAGAATTATCACTGGGAACACATACTGCACCAGGTCGGGAACCAAAATTATTGGAAAAGTCCGTGAAAAATTCATGTTAATTGATGGCATCAGAGTGACGACAGGCTCCTACAG TTTTACATGGACAGATGGGAAGCTGAACAGCAGTAACATTTTGATCCTGTCAGGCCCTGCAGTTGCACACTTTGACCTGGAATTTCGGATTCTCCATGCACGGTCAAAGCCTATCAACCTCAAAGAGTTATCCAGCTGCAAGAAGAACAAGGTGTTGGACCAGCTGGTCAGGATAACAGTGGCTTCCAGAGACATGACCAGGGAAAACTTCCTGAGAATGGATTTTTTGTATCTGAGAGCATTTGTGGGAAATCTGAAGAGGAAGCGAAGCGGGCTGCATGCCTCGAGGGAGGCAGTGTACGTGCCAAACAATGCCCTGCACACCTCCCCTCCGCTGACTAAGAGGAATGGCTCTCTGGTTATGAGGCCACACTGGATCATAGAGAGATGA
- the LOC116795334 gene encoding protein FAM83D-like: MANSSQWLEEGAGRWPPPAGPYSEAQRLALEELVAGGPEALRAFLRRERLPPFLSEPEVQDIARAALPPAAGPEPAAQSSPGASLDASSLTYFPERSDLEPPALELGWPGFASGAFRGLTRVEAHFQPGCGDSGSIYGCKEAVRRQIRSARQVIALVMDSFTDIDIFSDLQDACNNHKVPVYILLDQEFLPHFLEMCNNLGVCPEQESLMRVRTLTGNIYYLRSGAKIVGKAKEKFMLIDGIRVTTGSYSFTWSDGKLNSSNLLVLSGQVVEHFDLQFRILYAQSLPISPKGPSSCRNSGMFDHLVTRPESSKKYTVEGNLRAEFARLSSTPKKLLEELDQAEDSRGGKPCNLGHSCLCEEESFSNQVTMAERKSSSTQTDPWDKTAAVNTRNAATQTSAAMAETGTQASVTARATGTQTSVLLKTAVTQTKEEEGTETPLLHRKLAKEEYSLTGNAVPNSSLRSLSSSSSQCSLGSSTGSLSSLRSFEYSSSHRAQYFQKLHKERQFHYSTIRSKLSHMVDILSRRGRVPEGYMTQYTGRCNLKQRRDISASLRSLRDVSLFSLNK, encoded by the exons ATGGCCAACTCGTCGCAGTGGCTGGAGGAGGGCGCGGGGCGCTGGCCGCCGCCGGCCGGGCCGTACAGCGAGGCGCAGCGCCTGGcgctggaggagctggtggcGGGCGGCCCCGAGGCGCTGCGGGCTTTCCTGCGGCGGGAGCGGCTGCCCCCGTTCCTGTCGGAGCCCGAGGTGCAGGACATCGCCCGGGCCGCGCTGCCGCCCGCCGCGGGCCCGGAGCCGGCGGCACAGTCCTCGCCCGGCGCCTCGCTCGACGCCTCCTCGCTCACCTACTTCCCCGAGCGCTCGGACCTGGAGCCGCCGGcgctggagctgggctggccGGGCTTCGCCAGCGGCGCCTTCCGCGGGCTGACGCGGGTGGAGGCGCATTTCCAGCCCGGCTGCGGGGACAGCGGCAGCATCTACGGCTGCAAGGAGGCGGTGCGGCGGCAGATCCGCTCCGCGCGGCAG GTGATTGCTCTCGTGATGGATTCCTTCACAGATATTGATATCTTCAGTGACCTGCAGGATGCTTGTAACAACCACAAAGTCCCTGTCTATATTCTCCTCGACCAGGAATTTCTACCCCACTTCTTGGAAATGTGCAACAATTTGGGAGTTTGTCCTGAGCAGGAAAGT CTGATGAGAGTTCGAACTCTCACAGGGAACATTTACTACCTGAGGTCAGGTGCCAAAATTGTTGGGAAAGCCAAGGAGAAGTTCATGTTAATTGATGGCATTAGAGTGACAACAGGCTCATACAG TTTCACATGGTCTGATGGGAAGCTGAACAGCAGTAACTTGCTGGTGTTGTCAGGCCAAGTGGTTGAACACTTTGACTTGCAATTCAGGATTCTCTATGCCCAGTCGCTGCCCATCAGCCCTAAGGGTCCatccagctgcaggaacagtGGGATGTTCGATCACCTGGTGACCAGACCAGAGTCCTCTAAAAAATATACTGTGGAAGGCAACCTGAGAGCAGAATTTGCCAGACTGTCTAGCACTCCAAAGAAATTGTTGGAAGAACTAGATCAGGCTGAAGATAGCCGTGGAGGAAAACCTTGTAATCTGGGGCATTCTTGCCTCTGTGAAGAGGAGTCATTCAGCAATCAAGTGACCATGGCGGAACGGAAAAGCTCATCGACTCAAACTGACCCGTGGGACAAGACAGCTGCTGTGAACACCCGTAATGCTGCCACACAGACCAGTGCTGCCATGGCAGAAACTGGCACTCAGGCTTCTGTCACTGCGAGAGCAACGGGCACTCAGACGTCAGTTTTGCTGAAGACTGCAGTGACGCAgacaaaggaagaggaaggcaCAGAAACACCCCTACTTCATAGAAAGTTGGCAAAAGAAGAATATTCTCTGACTGGAAATGCTGTACCAAACTCTAGTCTGCGATCACTGTCTTCATCATCGTCCCAGTGCTCTCTTGGAAGCTCGACAGGCTCGCTGTCTTCTCTCCGGTCCTTTGAATATTCCAGCAGTCACAGGGCAcaatatttccaaaaactgCATAAAGAGAGACAATTCCACTACTCCACTATCAGGTCGAAGCTGAGCCACATGGTGGATATCCTCTCCCGGAGGGGCCGTGTGCCTGAGGGCTACATGACCCAGTACACCGGCAGATGCAACCTAAAGCAGAGGCGGGACATCAGCGCCAGCCTGCGCAGCCTCCGGGACGTCTCGCTCTTCTCCCTGAATAAATGA